In the genome of Prochlorothrix hollandica PCC 9006 = CALU 1027, one region contains:
- a CDS encoding GAF domain-containing sensor histidine kinase has protein sequence MHTVQELNTLALVCQPFTDRNRALMGVVTRIRESLDLDTIFSTTVAEVREILGADRVAIFQFGGSGARSGCFVAETVAQDWQSLRQATDETLAATVALWKQQLERARTRETIEVVETLDQPSVSPGDRALYHQLQVQSSIRVPLLKSKGSWGWLCIHQCSHSRPWSAMDVEFADQIAQNLSIAIQQSSYLEHLKKQRTQLAQILQQKRLAERQKTLANTIHKIRKSLDIGVIFQTSTQETRQLLQVDRVAVYQFQEDWSGEFVAESVAQGWEPVVGRIPKVGERALYDRQGSIFSHHETWAIDDVLQWAEARNYQECLGDLQARACAAAPIFQMDRLWGLLLACKNGQPHQWQRLDLDFLTQISAQLGIALQQADLLEQTRRQTAEITQAFQQLQQTQMHLIQSEKMASLGQLVAGIAHEINNPVNFIYGNLTYVKDYTVELLELLALYRHHHHHPTATSLGQIEAKEEAMELDFMVEDLPKVLVSMKSGADRIHQLVGSLQTFSRLDRSEKHNIDIHEGLDSALVVLQHRLKSSCDRPPIHIVRDYGELPVLDCYAAQLNQAFFNVINNSIDALEEAMATGHFDDQLQDPNFRPTLMISTRRSCRAESLNSGTMPTITVRIKDNAKGIPLEIQSHIFNPFYTTKPPGQGTGLGLSISYQIVVDRHQGNLTFHSQPGQGTEFVITLPLP, from the coding sequence ATGCATACGGTTCAGGAACTTAACACTCTGGCTTTGGTGTGCCAACCCTTTACCGATCGCAACCGGGCGCTGATGGGGGTGGTGACCCGTATCCGGGAATCCCTGGATTTGGACACCATTTTTAGCACCACAGTGGCGGAAGTGCGGGAAATCCTAGGGGCCGATCGAGTGGCCATTTTTCAGTTTGGGGGCAGTGGGGCGCGATCGGGCTGTTTTGTCGCGGAAACAGTGGCTCAGGACTGGCAGTCCCTGCGTCAGGCCACGGATGAAACCCTAGCCGCCACTGTGGCCCTGTGGAAACAACAGTTGGAACGGGCCAGAACCCGCGAAACCATTGAAGTGGTGGAAACCCTAGACCAACCCTCGGTGTCACCGGGCGATCGCGCCCTCTACCATCAGTTGCAGGTTCAATCCAGCATTCGGGTTCCCCTGCTCAAAAGTAAGGGCAGTTGGGGTTGGCTCTGCATTCACCAATGCAGCCATAGCCGCCCTTGGAGTGCCATGGATGTGGAGTTTGCTGATCAAATTGCCCAGAACCTAAGCATTGCCATTCAGCAATCTTCCTATTTAGAACACCTGAAAAAACAGCGCACCCAACTGGCCCAAATTCTGCAACAAAAACGCTTGGCCGAACGCCAAAAAACCCTAGCCAATACCATCCATAAAATTCGCAAGTCCTTAGATATTGGGGTCATTTTCCAAACCAGTACCCAGGAAACTCGGCAACTACTCCAGGTCGATCGGGTGGCGGTGTATCAGTTTCAGGAGGACTGGAGCGGGGAGTTTGTGGCGGAATCTGTGGCCCAGGGCTGGGAACCAGTGGTGGGACGGATCCCCAAGGTGGGAGAACGGGCGCTGTACGATCGCCAAGGCAGTATTTTTAGCCATCACGAAACCTGGGCGATCGACGATGTGCTGCAATGGGCTGAAGCCCGAAACTATCAAGAGTGTTTAGGGGATCTCCAGGCACGAGCCTGTGCCGCCGCCCCCATTTTTCAGATGGATCGCCTCTGGGGATTGCTGTTGGCCTGCAAAAACGGACAGCCCCACCAGTGGCAACGGTTGGACTTGGACTTTCTAACCCAAATTAGTGCCCAGTTGGGTATTGCCCTGCAACAGGCAGATCTCCTGGAACAAACCCGTCGCCAAACCGCCGAAATCACCCAAGCCTTCCAACAATTACAACAGACCCAAATGCATTTAATCCAAAGTGAAAAAATGGCTAGTTTGGGGCAACTGGTGGCGGGCATTGCCCATGAAATTAATAATCCCGTCAACTTTATCTATGGCAATTTAACCTATGTTAAAGACTACACCGTAGAATTGCTGGAGTTATTAGCGCTCTATCGCCACCATCACCATCACCCCACGGCCACCAGCCTAGGCCAGATTGAAGCCAAGGAAGAGGCCATGGAATTGGACTTTATGGTGGAGGATTTACCAAAGGTTCTCGTATCCATGAAGTCGGGGGCCGATCGCATCCACCAATTGGTCGGTTCTTTACAAACCTTTTCCCGCCTCGATCGTTCTGAAAAACACAACATTGATATCCATGAAGGTCTTGATAGCGCCTTGGTGGTGCTGCAACATCGCCTCAAGTCGAGCTGCGATCGGCCCCCCATCCACATTGTCCGGGACTATGGGGAATTACCGGTGCTGGACTGTTATGCGGCCCAGTTAAATCAGGCGTTTTTTAATGTCATTAATAATAGCATTGATGCCCTAGAAGAAGCCATGGCTACAGGGCATTTTGATGATCAGCTTCAGGATCCAAATTTCAGACCCACCCTGATGATTTCAACCCGGCGATCCTGTAGGGCTGAGTCGCTGAACTCTGGAACCATGCCCACTATTACGGTGCGCATTAAGGACAATGCCAAGGGGATTCCCCTGGAGATTCAGTCCCATATTTTCAATCCCTTTTATACCACCAAACCCCCCGGCCAAGGCACAGGGCTAGGGCTATCCATTAGTTATCAAATTGTGGTCGATCGCCACCAAGGTAACCTCACCTTCCACTCCCAACCAGGCCAAGGCACCGAGTTTGTGATCACCCTCCCCCTACCCTAA
- a CDS encoding Panacea domain-containing protein, with protein MSIVFQFHPEKAVEAAAILLKLHGKPMNYLGLLKMLYIADRTALERMEQPITGDHYVSMDYGPVLSGVYDLIKGQPVDDALPLWSKFISPRSTNHVSLLGDPGSEELCEEEEEIIQEVYQTFGCLGPFDVAKWTHNLPEWQDPHGSAIPISVEKVLKNVGKSDEEIEEIQQEASREAYLDRFLNV; from the coding sequence ATGTCAATTGTTTTTCAGTTTCATCCAGAAAAAGCTGTTGAAGCCGCAGCAATACTCTTAAAGCTCCATGGCAAGCCCATGAACTATTTAGGCTTACTTAAGATGCTTTATATCGCTGACCGTACCGCATTAGAGCGCATGGAACAACCGATTACTGGTGATCATTACGTATCAATGGATTATGGTCCTGTGCTTAGTGGTGTCTATGACCTAATTAAAGGGCAGCCTGTCGATGATGCTTTACCTCTCTGGTCTAAATTTATTTCTCCTCGAAGCACGAACCATGTTTCTTTACTAGGCGATCCAGGAAGCGAAGAACTCTGTGAAGAAGAGGAGGAAATCATTCAAGAGGTTTATCAGACTTTTGGTTGTCTTGGACCTTTTGATGTTGCTAAGTGGACTCACAATCTTCCGGAGTGGCAAGACCCTCATGGTTCTGCCATCCCAATTTCAGTAGAGAAAGTTCTCAAGAATGTGGGTAAAAGTGATGAAGAAATAGAGGAAATTCAGCAAGAAGCTAGTCGGGAAGCGTATTTAGATAGGTTTTTGAATGTCTAG
- a CDS encoding ABC transporter substrate-binding protein: MGGRSRSPWRGLWWGLGLGVALVCLLVSSCSPERFQALRFKADVTAVPQIVDSVLSDPKTFNYALSQESPNVFGLIYEGLIGSNGLTGELEPALAETWSISPDQKTITFTLRPDLRWSDGEPLTVEDVVFTYNEIYFNEAIPTDTRDILRVGDDRLLPTVTAVGDRQIQVQVPSPFAPLLRNMGLPILPRHSLADSVRELDADGQPRFLSLWGTDTEPQTVVCNGAYTLADYKTSQRVVFQANPYYWRKDAQGQPLPYIDRFVWKVVESRDTQLLKFRSGDLDIAEPMRPEDFSLLKREEERGNFTVYVGGPRPGTVFLAFNLNQASRGGKPLVDPIKSAWFNTLAFRQAVAYGLDRQGIIDTVYRGLGAPINSPISVQSPYGLSPEEGLPVYSYDPDRARSLLLSAGFQYNDAGELLDSQGNRVRFTLITNAENSIRVNMGSRIQQDLAKLGMQVDFTPIAFNVLVDKLDDSLDWETHLLGFTGGVEPNSGSNIWQPDGGLHTFNQGKPDLEGWQVSDWEQEIGQLYIQAAQELDETQRKVLYGQTQIIAQEQLPFVQLVNELGMSAVRNPIQPIQYSDLSGALWNLYELTLNP, encoded by the coding sequence ATGGGCGGGCGTAGTCGGTCCCCTTGGCGGGGGCTGTGGTGGGGGTTGGGGCTGGGGGTGGCCCTGGTGTGCTTACTGGTGAGCAGTTGCAGCCCGGAGCGGTTCCAAGCCCTGCGGTTTAAGGCGGACGTGACCGCAGTGCCCCAAATCGTCGATAGCGTTCTGTCGGATCCCAAAACCTTTAACTACGCCCTCAGCCAGGAATCCCCCAATGTTTTTGGCCTGATCTACGAGGGTCTGATTGGTTCCAATGGCCTGACGGGGGAACTGGAACCGGCTCTAGCGGAAACCTGGTCCATTAGCCCGGATCAAAAAACCATCACCTTCACCCTGCGCCCCGATCTGCGGTGGTCCGATGGGGAACCCCTGACGGTGGAGGATGTGGTTTTTACCTACAACGAGATTTATTTCAACGAAGCCATTCCCACGGATACCCGCGATATTTTGCGGGTGGGGGACGATCGCCTGTTGCCCACCGTCACCGCCGTGGGCGATCGCCAGATACAAGTCCAAGTTCCCAGCCCCTTTGCTCCCCTGCTGCGCAACATGGGCTTACCGATTTTGCCCCGCCATAGCTTGGCGGATTCGGTGCGGGAACTGGATGCCGACGGTCAGCCCCGGTTTCTCTCCCTCTGGGGCACCGACACTGAACCCCAAACCGTCGTCTGCAATGGAGCCTATACCCTGGCGGACTATAAAACCAGTCAGCGGGTGGTGTTCCAGGCCAATCCCTACTATTGGCGCAAGGATGCCCAGGGCCAACCTCTGCCCTATATCGATCGCTTTGTCTGGAAGGTGGTGGAAAGTCGGGATACCCAGCTCCTGAAGTTTAGATCGGGGGACTTAGACATTGCTGAACCGATGCGCCCAGAGGATTTTTCCCTGCTGAAACGGGAGGAGGAACGGGGCAATTTCACGGTGTATGTGGGGGGACCTCGGCCAGGGACGGTGTTTTTGGCCTTTAACCTCAACCAAGCCAGCCGGGGGGGTAAACCCTTGGTCGATCCCATTAAGTCGGCCTGGTTCAATACCCTAGCCTTTCGCCAAGCGGTGGCCTATGGCCTCGATCGCCAGGGCATTATTGACACGGTTTATCGCGGACTGGGGGCACCCATCAACTCCCCCATCAGTGTCCAAAGTCCCTATGGCCTTAGCCCAGAGGAGGGATTGCCGGTGTATAGCTATGATCCCGATCGGGCGCGATCGCTGCTGTTGTCCGCTGGGTTCCAATATAACGATGCCGGGGAACTGCTGGACAGCCAGGGCAATCGAGTGCGCTTTACCCTGATTACCAACGCTGAAAACTCGATTCGGGTCAATATGGGTTCCAGAATTCAGCAGGATCTGGCTAAACTGGGGATGCAGGTGGATTTTACGCCGATCGCCTTCAATGTGCTGGTGGATAAGTTGGATGACTCCCTAGACTGGGAAACCCATTTGCTGGGCTTTACGGGGGGCGTGGAACCCAACAGCGGCTCCAATATTTGGCAACCGGACGGGGGACTGCACACCTTTAACCAGGGCAAGCCAGACTTGGAGGGCTGGCAGGTGTCGGACTGGGAGCAGGAGATTGGTCAACTCTATATCCAAGCGGCCCAGGAACTGGACGAAACCCAACGCAAGGTCCTCTATGGTCAAACCCAGATCATTGCCCAGGAGCAACTGCCCTTTGTGCAACTGGTCAATGAGTTGGGTATGTCGGCGGTGCGGAACCCCATCCAGCCGATCCAATACTCGGATCTGTCCGGTGCCCTCTGGAACCTTTATGAGCTAACCCTCAATCCCTAA
- a CDS encoding DUF427 domain-containing protein, with product MLNFPQFSSKPQPIPPQPGQESVWDYPRPAIWQPTDQLIQVICNGVTLAETHQGKRVLETSHPPTYYIPPEDVQPEYLEATAHQTRCEWKGRCRYFNVTVGDRSLPQVAWQYIDPTPPFADLLNHFAFYAGPMDACYVGGERVTPQDGQFYGGWITASVVGPFKGGPGTMGW from the coding sequence ATGCTGAACTTTCCACAATTTTCCTCAAAACCCCAACCCATTCCCCCCCAACCGGGTCAAGAATCCGTGTGGGACTATCCCCGGCCCGCCATTTGGCAACCCACCGACCAACTGATCCAGGTGATCTGCAACGGGGTGACCTTAGCGGAAACCCATCAGGGCAAACGGGTCTTGGAAACCAGCCACCCCCCCACCTACTACATTCCGCCGGAGGATGTGCAACCGGAGTATCTGGAAGCCACCGCCCACCAAACCCGCTGCGAGTGGAAAGGTCGCTGCCGTTATTTCAACGTGACCGTGGGCGATCGCAGCCTGCCCCAAGTCGCGTGGCAATACATCGATCCCACCCCCCCCTTTGCCGATCTACTCAACCACTTTGCCTTTTATGCCGGTCCCATGGATGCCTGCTATGTGGGGGGAGAACGGGTCACGCCCCAGGATGGTCAGTTCTATGGGGGCTGGATTACCGCCAGTGTGGTGGGTCCCTTCAAAGGGGGTCCAGGCACCATGGGATGGTAG
- the ovoA gene encoding 5-histidylcysteine sulfoxide synthase codes for MNLSAAVATAEPDPFATSPLDPPRLDACGRDDLRQYFRDTWAWEDGLMQTLVGEEPWYQQPDRLRNPLVFYLGHSPSFYVDRLCRVGLMAQPVNPDLETLFGIGVDPDTPAELAAVIEPLQWPSLEQVWHYRHQVREAVAAVIDRAPLTLPIDPDSPLWALIMGMEHSRVHLETSSMLFRQLPPQHLQRPPHWTYAPTPNAAPPNPLLELQGGLITLGKPWSDPYYGWDMEYGYRQERVQPFAASVYLVSNQEFLGFVEAGGYGNPAYWGEKGWAWAQGLERDHPAFWLRRSPGNYGYRTVFEVIDLPWSWPVEVNHYEAMAFCRWRGEGFRLLTEAEWTWAAAVEAPQSPDAWDYEAFNLNLRFGSPSAVGSVATAKSATGLYDLRGNVWEWLGDNFNTLPGFQAHDLYPDHARLYCDPDHWLMLGGSWISNGTMAAPTYRNWFRPQFYQHAGFRVARDLP; via the coding sequence ATGAACCTCTCAGCCGCCGTTGCCACCGCCGAACCCGATCCCTTTGCCACCTCACCCCTGGATCCGCCCCGTCTGGATGCCTGTGGCCGAGATGACCTACGGCAGTATTTCCGGGACACCTGGGCTTGGGAGGATGGCCTGATGCAAACCCTGGTGGGGGAGGAACCTTGGTATCAACAGCCCGATCGCCTACGCAATCCCCTGGTGTTCTACTTAGGCCATAGTCCCAGCTTTTACGTCGATAGGCTGTGCCGAGTGGGTCTGATGGCGCAACCGGTCAACCCGGATCTCGAAACCCTATTTGGCATTGGCGTTGATCCCGATACCCCGGCTGAGTTGGCGGCGGTGATTGAACCCCTCCAGTGGCCCAGCTTAGAGCAGGTGTGGCACTATCGCCATCAGGTACGGGAGGCGGTGGCAGCGGTGATCGATCGCGCCCCCCTGACCCTACCCATTGACCCAGACTCCCCCCTCTGGGCCTTGATCATGGGGATGGAGCATAGCCGGGTTCACCTGGAAACCTCCTCCATGCTCTTCCGCCAGTTGCCCCCCCAGCACCTGCAACGGCCCCCCCACTGGACCTATGCCCCCACCCCCAACGCCGCCCCCCCCAACCCCCTCCTGGAACTCCAGGGCGGTCTGATCACCCTCGGCAAACCCTGGAGCGATCCCTACTATGGCTGGGATATGGAGTATGGCTACCGCCAGGAACGGGTGCAGCCCTTTGCGGCCAGTGTCTATTTGGTCAGCAATCAAGAATTTTTAGGGTTTGTGGAGGCGGGGGGCTACGGTAACCCTGCCTATTGGGGAGAGAAGGGCTGGGCCTGGGCGCAGGGTCTGGAGCGGGATCACCCTGCCTTTTGGCTGCGGCGATCGCCGGGAAACTATGGCTATCGCACAGTGTTTGAGGTCATCGATCTGCCCTGGAGCTGGCCGGTGGAGGTAAACCACTATGAAGCCATGGCCTTCTGTCGCTGGCGGGGGGAAGGGTTCCGATTGCTGACGGAGGCGGAGTGGACTTGGGCGGCGGCGGTGGAAGCGCCTCAATCTCCCGATGCCTGGGATTATGAAGCCTTTAACCTCAATTTGCGCTTTGGCTCCCCCTCGGCGGTGGGCAGTGTGGCCACGGCCAAAAGTGCAACGGGTCTCTATGATCTGCGGGGCAATGTCTGGGAGTGGCTGGGGGATAACTTCAATACCCTGCCCGGTTTCCAAGCCCATGATCTCTATCCGGACCATGCAAGGCTCTATTGTGACCCGGACCATTGGCTGATGCTGGGGGGATCCTGGATCAGTAATGGCACCATGGCGGCCCCCACTTACCGCAACTGGTTCCGGCCCCAGTTCTACCAACACGCAGGTTTCCGGGTGGCGCGGGATTTACCCTAG
- a CDS encoding DUF5765 domain-containing protein has protein sequence MCWNGPASATLATLGIASTTYIAWKGEDRRLWIPLAYFSLMELLQAATYTVIDQCGFAPEPGFNPLG, from the coding sequence ATGTGTTGGAATGGACCGGCTTCAGCGACCTTAGCCACCCTTGGAATTGCCAGCACCACCTATATTGCCTGGAAGGGAGAAGATCGACGGCTTTGGATTCCCTTGGCCTATTTTTCCCTGATGGAATTGTTGCAGGCAGCCACCTATACGGTGATTGATCAATGTGGATTTGCCCCTGAACCAGGTTTTAACCCTCTTGGGTAG
- a CDS encoding DUF5765 domain-containing protein has product MDLPLNQVLTLLGSLHIAFQPFFINSVSLHFVPDRISQRIQPWVYGSCFVGTIAVILLVYPFEWTGTCAIGQVPFCDEHLCSVSGNWHIAWGAPLNDLKWLYLGYFIPAFAVPLLYGSWKFTLYHILIGPGLASLLTDNINEWPAVWCLMSIGLLLIVIKTPLRQLLYTRSWYGWGGEAPEPVADPEPEPVEAKV; this is encoded by the coding sequence GTGGATTTGCCCCTGAACCAGGTTTTAACCCTCTTGGGTAGCTTGCACATTGCCTTTCAACCGTTTTTCATTAATTCGGTGTCCCTACATTTTGTCCCCGATCGCATCTCCCAACGCATTCAGCCCTGGGTCTATGGCAGTTGCTTTGTGGGGACGATCGCGGTCATTCTCTTGGTCTATCCCTTTGAATGGACGGGTACCTGCGCCATTGGCCAAGTGCCGTTTTGTGATGAGCATCTCTGTTCAGTGTCGGGCAACTGGCACATTGCCTGGGGTGCCCCGTTGAATGATCTGAAATGGCTCTATTTGGGTTATTTCATCCCCGCTTTCGCGGTGCCGTTGCTCTATGGATCCTGGAAATTTACCCTATACCACATTTTGATTGGGCCGGGTTTAGCCAGCCTCCTGACCGATAACATCAACGAATGGCCTGCGGTGTGGTGTTTGATGTCCATTGGCTTGTTGCTGATCGTCATCAAAACGCCCCTGCGACAATTGCTGTATACCCGGAGTTGGTATGGCTGGGGTGGTGAGGCACCGGAGCCAGTGGCAGACCCGGAACCGGAGCCAGTGGAAGCGAAGGTCTAG
- a CDS encoding glutamate-5-semialdehyde dehydrogenase — MTHPTPTLADLGHQTHSAAQHLARLSADDRNQALEAMAQALEAAAGAIVAANQADCAAAAIEGIAPALAARLTLGESKLRSAIAGVRDVARLADPLGTVQLARELDDGLVLKRLTCPLGVLGVIFEARPDAVIQIAALAVKSGNGAILKGGKEAVRSCQAIMDALRKGLSQSAVPPAALQLLTTREETRGLLQLDRYVDLIIPRGSNEFVQFVQNNTRIPVLGHADGICHLYVDRGADLPKAIAIAVDAKTHYPAACNAIETLLIHSAIAPSHLPPLAAALQDKGVVLKGDDRSRQILPSLTAATPEDWATEYSDLVLSVAVVDSLAEALAHIDRYGSGHTDAIVTEDEATAAQFLAQVDSAGVYHNCSTRFADGFRYGFGAEVGISTHKLPPRGPVGLEGLVTYKYQVVGQGHIAATYSGDRPKPFTHRDLPQDC, encoded by the coding sequence ATGACCCACCCCACCCCCACCCTGGCAGACCTGGGCCACCAGACCCACAGCGCCGCCCAACACCTGGCCCGCCTCAGCGCCGACGATCGCAACCAAGCCCTGGAAGCCATGGCCCAAGCCCTGGAAGCCGCTGCGGGGGCGATCGTCGCCGCCAACCAAGCCGACTGTGCTGCTGCCGCGATCGAGGGCATTGCCCCCGCCCTAGCCGCCCGCTTGACCCTGGGGGAGAGCAAACTGCGATCGGCCATTGCCGGGGTGCGGGACGTGGCCCGGTTAGCGGATCCCCTGGGGACCGTGCAACTGGCGCGGGAACTGGATGACGGCTTAGTGCTGAAGCGCCTCACCTGCCCCCTGGGGGTGTTGGGGGTTATTTTTGAAGCCCGACCCGATGCGGTGATCCAAATTGCGGCCCTGGCGGTGAAGTCGGGCAATGGGGCTATCCTCAAGGGGGGCAAAGAAGCGGTGCGCTCCTGTCAGGCCATTATGGACGCATTGCGCAAGGGCTTAAGCCAAAGTGCGGTACCTCCCGCCGCCTTGCAACTATTGACCACCCGCGAAGAAACCCGTGGCCTGTTGCAGTTAGACCGCTATGTGGATCTGATTATTCCCAGGGGGTCCAACGAGTTTGTCCAATTCGTCCAAAACAATACCCGGATTCCAGTGCTGGGCCATGCCGATGGCATCTGTCATCTTTATGTCGATCGCGGGGCCGATCTGCCCAAGGCCATTGCCATTGCCGTCGATGCCAAAACCCACTATCCAGCGGCCTGTAATGCCATTGAAACCCTGTTAATCCACTCGGCGATCGCCCCCAGCCATCTGCCGCCCCTGGCCGCCGCCCTCCAGGACAAGGGGGTGGTGCTGAAGGGGGACGATCGCAGCCGCCAGATCCTGCCCAGCCTCACCGCCGCCACCCCAGAGGATTGGGCCACGGAATACAGCGATTTGGTGCTGTCGGTGGCAGTGGTGGACTCGTTGGCGGAGGCGCTGGCCCACATCGATCGCTACGGCTCCGGCCACACCGATGCCATTGTCACGGAAGACGAAGCCACCGCTGCCCAGTTTTTGGCCCAGGTGGACAGCGCCGGGGTCTACCACAACTGCTCCACCCGCTTTGCCGATGGTTTCCGCTATGGCTTTGGGGCGGAGGTGGGCATCAGTACCCACAAGCTCCCGCCGCGCGGTCCCGTCGGTCTGGAAGGGCTGGTGACCTACAAGTATCAGGTGGTGGGCCAGGGCCACATTGCGGCCACCTACAGCGGCGATCGACCCAAACCCTTCACCCACCGCGATTTACCCCAGGATTGCTAA